TATATAGAATTATacttttttctgcacattttaggtcattttcctgtttgtttttttgtttttttttgcttgttgaagaaaatttttaaactttttttttttttgcttatttttgggccgCGTCCTTGTAATTCGCTAAACGCTTTCTCCCCGtgtttcagaaagaaatcaaaccagttggCTCTTCGCTGTGGTATCAAAGGGCTAACTCATGAccaaatttcagatttttgaactttaatctaaaaaaacattaatctgtgtttgtggttgttgtcTCCAGGTGAAAAAGAACAGCTCTCCTCCGCTCTCCCTGTACGGCCAGTTACTGTGGCGGGAGTTCTTCTACACCACGGCGACCAACAACCCGCGCTTCGACAAGATGGAGGGGAACCCCATCTGCGTCCGCATCCCCTGGGACAAAAACCCCGAAGCGCTCGCCAAGTGGGCGGAGGCGAAGACGGGTTTCCCGTGGATCGACGCCATCATGACTCAGCTGAGGCAGGAGGGCTGGATCCATCACCTGGCCAGGCACGCGGTGGCGTGCTTCCTGACGCGGGGCGACCTGTGGATCAGCTGGGAGGAGGGGATGAAGGTGAGGAGTGTGACTCTGCGGGGGGAAACGACAGAGGACACGAAAATAGACGTCAGAGTGATGTCGTCCACTTTTGGCTGattcattttaatgaaacttCCTGTTTctaaaccagcagcagcagcctcttcAGTTCTGTTAGTTTCGGAAATGCCAATGAGTATCGTGATAAGAAGCTGCgaagcaccaaaaaaaataacctgGAAATTCTCTGGGGAGGAGATTATTGGATATTATCAGaaaaactagagaaaaatgtctagaaaactgtatttataactTTTGAAATTATGTAACTCAGATTATTTTACAGGAAATATCTTTGtatattcaattatttttaaatttcagctttttcatggggtttttttgtgtttattttatttctatttttgttaagtttccgccatttttaaaagaaataaagc
This genomic stretch from Plectropomus leopardus isolate mb unplaced genomic scaffold, YSFRI_Pleo_2.0 unplaced_scaffold4042, whole genome shotgun sequence harbors:
- the LOC121939059 gene encoding cryptochrome-1-like, which encodes LQVKKNSSPPLSLYGQLLWREFFYTTATNNPRFDKMEGNPICVRIPWDKNPEALAKWAEAKTGFPWIDAIMTQLRQEGWIHHLARHAVACFLTRGDLWISWEEGMKVFEELLLDADWSVNAGSWMWLSCSSFFQQFFHCYCPVGFGRRTDPNGDFIRWVPFLASPLGANR